A window from uncultured Desulfobacter sp. encodes these proteins:
- a CDS encoding LytS/YhcK type 5TM receptor domain-containing protein yields the protein MTISTFIGLINNAALLVSLVLIYDIVVFRQTEEKAPSKQIPIGLILGLIGLAIMKNPWEFLPGIIFDTRSILLSLCGLFFGTVPTVAAIIMTGGFRLYLGGAGAWTGFAVIVTSGAVGLGWRHFMTTDLDSISSKSLYLMGCVTHGLMLLSMLTLPRAVVLGVLSKISLPVMLIFPAGTVLLGSLLINRRKRIKSEQLLKENEQRYKSAQRMGQVGNWEYDIVTELFWGSEQAKRIFGFDPDSNTFSIEKVESCIPERKRVHQALIDLIEKDIPYDLEFEIHPVSGPENRIIRSIAELSRNDSEAPLKVFGVIQDVTDEKKAQLERKKLETALNQAQKMESIGRLAGGVAHDFNNMLSIILGNTEIIQGNVDQDDPIINNLKEIKKAGERSSNLTRQLLAFARKQTIEPKVLDLNDAIEGMLKMLRRLIGENIELSWSPKINLLPVKIDPSQIDQILANLCVNARDAIKDVGKVIIETESFSIDENYCIDHPSFKPGDYVVLTVSDTGYGMSSEIRKNIFEPFFTTKSLGKGTGLGLATVYGIVKQNNGFIDVYSEPMHGTSVKIYLPKSADSIPERLNQNILKDIPKGSETILMVEDEKAILEMTSMMMERQGYTVLKASNPADAIDIVNSFKSDIDLLITDVIMPGMNGRDLANELQSRFKNLKCLFISGYTADVIAHHGVLDDGMQFLQKPFSMEALVEKIRGIIHE from the coding sequence GTGACAATTTCCACTTTCATCGGCCTCATCAATAATGCAGCATTGCTCGTTTCGTTAGTCTTAATCTACGATATAGTGGTTTTTAGGCAAACCGAAGAAAAGGCTCCATCAAAGCAAATTCCTATTGGCCTTATTCTTGGTCTCATTGGATTAGCGATAATGAAAAATCCATGGGAGTTCCTTCCTGGTATAATATTTGATACGAGATCTATTCTTTTGAGCCTCTGCGGATTGTTTTTCGGGACGGTACCGACAGTGGCCGCTATAATCATGACCGGAGGATTCCGACTGTACCTTGGCGGGGCTGGAGCATGGACTGGATTTGCCGTTATTGTAACATCCGGTGCAGTAGGCTTAGGTTGGCGACATTTTATGACAACTGACTTGGATTCGATCTCAAGTAAAAGTTTGTATTTAATGGGATGCGTGACTCATGGCTTGATGTTACTTTCGATGCTGACCTTGCCACGAGCGGTGGTTTTGGGAGTGCTTTCAAAAATTAGCCTGCCTGTAATGTTGATATTCCCTGCAGGAACGGTTCTTTTGGGCAGCCTGCTCATAAACCGCCGAAAGCGAATTAAGTCCGAACAATTGCTGAAAGAAAATGAACAACGGTATAAGAGTGCCCAGAGAATGGGACAGGTGGGGAATTGGGAATATGATATAGTAACTGAATTATTCTGGGGGTCGGAGCAGGCAAAACGGATTTTCGGATTTGATCCGGATAGTAATACATTCTCCATTGAAAAAGTTGAAAGTTGTATACCGGAAAGAAAAAGGGTTCACCAGGCCCTTATCGATCTTATTGAAAAAGACATTCCATATGATCTTGAATTTGAAATACATCCAGTTTCAGGCCCTGAAAACAGGATAATTCGATCCATTGCGGAATTATCCAGAAATGATTCAGAAGCGCCGTTAAAAGTGTTTGGTGTAATTCAAGATGTCACCGACGAAAAGAAAGCCCAACTAGAAAGAAAAAAATTAGAAACGGCATTAAACCAGGCTCAGAAAATGGAATCTATTGGAAGGCTCGCCGGTGGCGTTGCCCATGACTTTAACAATATGCTAAGTATTATTCTAGGTAATACAGAAATTATTCAAGGAAATGTTGATCAAGACGATCCGATTATCAACAATTTAAAAGAGATAAAAAAGGCGGGGGAAAGGTCAAGCAATCTAACCAGGCAATTATTAGCCTTCGCCCGAAAGCAGACCATAGAGCCTAAAGTTCTGGATCTCAATGATGCGATAGAGGGCATGTTAAAAATGTTGAGACGTTTAATCGGAGAAAACATTGAACTTTCCTGGTCACCCAAAATAAACTTATTGCCCGTCAAAATTGACCCCTCCCAAATTGATCAAATATTGGCAAATTTATGTGTCAACGCAAGAGATGCGATAAAAGATGTGGGAAAGGTTATCATTGAGACAGAAAGTTTTTCGATTGATGAAAATTATTGCATAGACCACCCAAGTTTTAAGCCTGGTGATTATGTTGTATTGACCGTGAGCGATACGGGTTATGGTATGAGTTCTGAAATAAGAAAAAATATCTTTGAACCTTTTTTCACAACTAAATCTTTAGGTAAAGGTACCGGTCTGGGATTGGCCACCGTTTACGGGATTGTAAAGCAAAACAATGGCTTTATAGATGTATACAGTGAACCGATGCATGGTACATCCGTCAAAATATATTTACCTAAATCTGCTGATAGCATACCAGAAAGGCTAAACCAGAATATTCTCAAAGATATCCCAAAAGGGTCTGAGACTATTTTGATGGTCGAAGATGAGAAGGCCATTTTGGAGATGACTTCGATGATGATGGAGCGGCAGGGATATACGGTCCTAAAAGCATCCAATCCTGCTGATGCAATCGATATAGTAAATTCATTTAAAAGCGATATTGATTTGCTGATAACCGATGTCATCATGCCGGGAATGAATGGGAGAGATTTAGCAAATGAGCTTCAAAGCCGTTTTAAAAATTTGAAGTGTTTGTTTATTTCCGGTTATACTGCTGATGTGATTGCTCATCACGGTGTTCTTGATGACGGAATGCAATTTCTTCAGAAGCCTTTTTCTATGGAAGCTTTAGTTGAAAAAATTCGTGGGATCATTCATGAATGA
- a CDS encoding YkgJ family cysteine cluster protein, with the protein MDQDKYKQAYNIAKAKFVLIRDNAPPSLIKREQEIFNKVIKNKFSELRKIGLLFKEMDIIYEYVSNYSICKRGCCHCCYYPITISPLEVEFIKKHTKIKKLINTSNKNACPFLTEGSCSIYEYRPFLCRRHLSINDIPRWCEKDICNNFEFPQIQFTEIDKCYDYLVSNQLNLIKDIRDVF; encoded by the coding sequence ATGGATCAGGATAAATACAAGCAGGCTTATAATATTGCGAAAGCTAAATTTGTATTAATTCGGGATAACGCCCCCCCGTCGTTGATAAAAAGGGAGCAGGAGATATTTAACAAAGTCATTAAAAATAAATTTAGCGAGTTACGGAAAATTGGACTTCTGTTCAAAGAAATGGATATCATTTATGAATACGTTAGTAATTATTCGATATGCAAAAGAGGGTGCTGTCATTGCTGCTATTATCCAATAACTATATCCCCTTTAGAGGTTGAATTTATAAAAAAACATACCAAAATCAAAAAATTAATAAACACCTCCAATAAAAATGCCTGTCCATTTTTAACTGAGGGTAGTTGCTCAATTTATGAATATAGACCGTTTTTATGTCGAAGACACTTATCAATAAACGATATTCCAAGATGGTGTGAAAAAGATATCTGTAATAATTTTGAATTCCCTCAAATTCAATTTACTGAAATAGATAAATGCTATGATTATTTAGTTTCGAACCAACTAAATCTAATAAAAGATATTCGAGACGTATTTTGA